The genomic interval ATCAGCGCGAGGAAGTCCGCGTCCACCAGGCCGCGGGTCTCCTCGGTGAGCGGGGTCGCGAGGATGACGACGTCGGCGTCGGGGAGCAGGCCGGGCAGCTCGGTGATCGCGTGTACGTGCCCGAGCTCGGACTCGCGCGGGGAGCGCGCGACGCGCACGACCCGCGCGCACTCGAAGGGCAGGAGCCGGTCCTCGATGGCGCGGCCGATCGAGCCGTAGCCGACGATGAGCACGGACCGGTCCGCGAGCGCGGGCCGGAAGCCCTGCCGCCACTCCCCCGCGTCCTGCGCCCGGACGAAGCCCGGGATGTCCCGGAGGGAGGCGAGGGTGAGGGTGAGCGCCAGCTCGGCGGTGCTGGTGTCGTGCAGGCCACGGGCGTTGCACAGCAGGGCGCCCGACGGCAGCAGGTGCGCGGACGGCAGGATGTGGTCGAGGCCCGCGGTCAGCGTCTGCACGACGCGCAGGCCGGTCATCGCGGGCAGGGGGCGGACGCAGACGTCACCGCTCGTCACGTACGGCGGGACGTAGAAGGCGCACCGGGCGGGATCGGTGGGGTAGTCGGGCTCGCCGTTCCAGTGGGCGTACTCCAGGCCCGCCGGGAGCCCCTCGATCTCCTCGGGCGGGATGGGCAGCCAGGCGAGGGGGCGGGCGGAACCGCTGTCATCTGCACTCATGCCTGGAGGCTATGCGAAGAGTCACCGCCCGCAGAGGTTAGTTTTGAGGGCGAGGAACGGGAGGGGAACGGCCGGTGGAGCGCAGGACAATCGGCGCGTCGGCGCTCGAGGTGGGGGCGATCGGCCTGGGCTGCATGCCCATGCACTGGGCGTACACGGCCTCCCAGCGGAGCGGCGAGGGCGCGCTGCGCGCGGTGCACGCGGCGCTCGACGCCGGCACGACGCTGCTGGACACCGCCGACATGTACGGGCCGTTCACCAATGAGCTCCTGGTGGGGCGGGCGTTGCGGGAGCGGCGCTCGGAGGCGTTCATATCGACCAAGTGCGGCCTGCTGGTGGGTGAGCAGCACGTGGTCGCCAACGGCCGGCCGGGCTATGTGAAGCGGGCCTGCGACGCGTCGCTGCGCCGGCTCCAGACCGATGTCATCGACGTCTACCAGCTGCACCGGCCCGACCCCGAGGTGCCGGTCGAGGAGACCTGGGGCGCGATGGCGGAGCTGGTCTCCGCGGGGAAGGTGCGCGCCCTGGGCTGGTGCGCGATCGGCGCCCGGACGCACCGCAGGTCGCGGGCCGGGCTGTACGACGCCACGATCCGGCAGCTGGAACGGGTGCAGCAGGTCTTCCCGGTGAGCTGTGTGCAGGCGGAGCTGTCCGTGTGGTCGCGCGAGGCGCTCGACGCCCTGATCCCGTGGTGCGCCTCGCGGGGCGTCGGCGTGCTCGCGGCGATGCCCCTGGGGAATGGTTTCCTCAGCGGCACGCTCACCCCGGGCCAGGGCTTCGAACCGGAGGACGTCCGGGCCCGCCACCCGCGCTTCACGGCCGAGATGATGGCCTCCAACCAGCCGGTGGTGGCCGGTCTGCGGCGGGTCGCGCGCCGGCACGGCGCGACGGCGGCGCAGGTCGCGCTGGCGTGGGTGCTGGCGCAGGGGCGGCACGTGGTGCCGGTGCCGGGGACGAAGAAGGAACGCTGGGCGGTGGAGAACGCGGGGGCCGCCGGGGTGCGGCTGGGGCCGGAGGACCTGGCGGAGATAGGGGCGTTGCCGCGGGCGATGGGGTCGTGGGACTGAAGGACCCGGTCTGCCCGGCTCCCCGGGGTATCCAGCCCGTCCGGGGGCACCTCCCAGCGGTAGCCGGGGGAGTTCGAGGACCGGGGTCCGGGGCGGAGCCCCACCCGCGGCGGAGCCGCGCATAGGAGGCGGCGGGAAGGGGCGGGGCCGGGGAAAGCCCGCGCGGCGACGGCACGTTCGTACACGCGGCCGACCGTGTATAAGGAACAGCAGTCGCACCCGCCACGGCGAGAGGACCACCCCATGCGCCGCGCCACCCGCCCCCTGCTGGCCCTCGCCGCCCTCCTGACGCTCGCCGGCTGCTCCGACGACGGCGCCGGCCTCCCCGGCCGCGACCTCCCCGGCACACCCTCCGGCGCCAAGTCGCCGGGACCGGGCGGCCCTTCGGGTTCCGCGGCCACCGAGCCGCCGGCCGCCCCCGCCAAGGGCTCCGTGAAGGTCGTCCGTACGCTCACCGCCAAGCTGGGGTCGCCCTGGGGGCTGGCCGCGCTGCCCGGCGGGGACCTGCTGGTGGGATCCCGCGACACGGGGAAGATCGTCCGGGTCTCGGCGAAGGACGGCGCGCAGAGCGAGCTCGGCACGGTGCCGGGGGTGGCCGCGGGCGGCGAGGGCGGGCTGCTGGGCCTGGCCGTCTCCCCCGACTACGCCACCGACCACCTGGTGTACGCGTACTTCACCACCGAGTCGGACAACCGGATCGCCCGGATGCGCTACGACGACGCGAAGCCCGCGGCGCGGCGGCTGGGGGCACCGGACACGGTCTTCCGGGGCATTCCCAAGGGGACGGTCCACAACGGCGGGCGGATCGCGTTCGGCCCCGACCGGATGCTCTACGCGGGCACCGGTGAGAGCGGCGAGAGGGGCCTCGCCCAGGACCCGGAGTCCTTCGGCGGGAAGATCCTGCGGATGACGCCCGACGGCCGGCCCGCGCCCCGCAACCCGCGGGTGGACTCGGTGGTCTACTCCTCGGGCCACCGCAATGTGCAGGGCCTGGCCTGGGACGCGGACAAGCGGCTGTGGGCCTCGGAGTTCGGCCAGAACACCTGGGACGAGCTCAATCTCGTCGAACCGGGCGGGAACTACGGCTGGCCGGCGGTGGAGGGCAAGGCCGGGAAGGCGGGGTTCAAGGACCCCGTGGCGCAGTGGGGCACGGCCGACGCGTCGCCCAGCGGCCTCGCCTACGCCAAGGGCTCCCTGTGGACGGCGGGCCTGCGGGGCGAGCGGCTGTGGCGGATCCCGCTGCGCGGCGCGAAGCCGGTGGCGGAGCCGCAGGCGTTCCTCAAGGGCGAGTACGGCCGGCTCCGCACGGTGGTCGCCACGGACGACGGCGGGCTGTGGCTGACGACGAGCAACACGGACGGCCGGGGCCGGCCTGGCGACGAGGACGACCGCGTCCTGCGGCTGGAAGTGAGCTGACGGCTTCCGCGCCCGATTCCCATGGCCCGTACAACCGTCTGCGTACACTGGAGTGACGGTGCCGCGACGGGAGTTGACATGTTCAACCTGATGGAAGAGCTCTTCGTACCGGGTCGCAAGCACACCGAGGAGGAGCGCAACCGCCTTGAGCTGGTACGGGAGGACGCGGGGGACGCGGATCCGGGGAAGGGCCCGGTGGACCTCGACTCGGGCCATGTGGTCATACGGCCCCGGCGAGGCTGACCAGCCGCAGCCGGTGGGCCGTGGCGGCGGCCTCGCCACGGCTGGAGACCCCCAGTTTCGCGATGATGCGGGAGACGTGGACGCTCGCCGTCTTCGGTGAGATGAAGAGCTCCTCGGCTATCTGCCGGTTGCCGCGGCCCGCGGCGACCAGCCGCAGGACGTCGCGCTCGCGCGGGGTCAGGCCGAGCGCCTCGGCCGGGTCGGGCTCCGGTGCCGCCGCGCGGGCCGGCGCGGCGTCCCCGCCCAGCGGCAGGCGGGCGCGCCGGGCCAGCAGCGCGACGGCGTCCCGCAGCGGTACGGCACCGAGCCGGCCGGCCTCCTCGTGGGCCCGCGCCAGCGGTCCGGCGGCGCTCCGGGCGTCACCGGCGGCGAGCAGCGCGTCGGCCCACCGGTACCGCGCCCTGGCCAGCTCGTAAGGGCGGTCGAGCGGCTCGAAGGCGGCGACGGCCGCGGCCCACCGGCCGGCGTCGTCCCGTCCCTCCGCGCGTGGCAGTTCGGCCTCCAGGAACAGCCCGTACGCCTCCCAGACGGGGGCGTGGCGGGCCAGTCCTCCGGCCGCGGCGCGGATGCCGTCGAGCACGGCGGCGCGGCCGGGCTCGGCCGCCGGAAGGCCGCGGGCGTCGGCCTCGGCGGTGGCGGCGGCCACGAGGAGCGGCCATCCGTAACGCTGCACGGCGGAGGTCAGGCCCCTGGCGAGCGGGCCCGCGAGCGCCTCCCGCGCCTCCAGGATCCGGCCGCGCGCGGCGGCCAGCTCCAGGGTGAGCCGGGCGAGCGGGACGGTGTACTGCGGCTGCTCGTCGTGGGTGCCGTAGTACTCCCGGGCGGCGGCGAGCTCGCGCTCGGCGGCGTCGTGGTCGCCGCGCGCGAGGGCGAGCTCGGCGAGGCGCAGGGAGGCGGTGCCGCGCGGCTTGCGGCCCTGGGCGAGGCGCAGGGAGTCGCACGCGGCCCGGTCCGCCTCCTCCCAGCGGCCGAGGGAGAACAGCGACTCGGCCAGGTTCCCGTACACCCAGCCGCGGGCGTCCCGCAGGCCGAAGCGGTCGAGGGTGCCGGCGCCGGCGGCGGCGACCTCGGCGGCCTCCGCCGAGCGGCCCACGCCCTCCAGGGCGGACGCGAGGTTCACATGGCTGCGGGTCAGCACCAGGAGGTGGCCCTCCTCGGCCACGCGCGCGCAGACGGCGCGCATCTCGGCGAGGCCCGCCTCCACCTCACCCGAGTCGATCATGAGGCCGCCCCGGGTGAGCCGGGCGCTGAGCTCGGTGCCCTCGGCACCGACCAGCCGGGCCAGCCCGACCGCCCGCTCGGCCGTCTCGAAGGCCCCGGCCCCCGGGGCGTGGGTCGCCTGCCAGCCCGCGGCGTGCGTCACCACCTCGGCGTGCACGGGGGACGCCGGCAGCCCGCTCACCAGCCGCTGCGCGCGCTCGATCTCGGCCCAGCCGTCACCGCGCGCCAGGCCGACCATCAGCTTGCCGCGCTGGGTCCAGAACCAGGCGGACCGCAGCGGGTCCTCGGTCTCGTCGAGCAGCCGCAGGCCGCGCTTGGTGAGGGCGAGCGCCCGCTCCCGGTCGCCCGCCATCTGGGCGGCGACGGCGGTCTCGGCCAGCAGGTCGACCTCGCTGAGGGCGCCCCCGGCGCCGCACGACGGATAGACCTCGGGGTGGTCGGCCGGGCGCTGGCGGGGGTGGAGGCCTTGGGCGGGGGCGGGTGCGGGGTGGGTGGGGCCTTAGCCGTGCCGGCGGCTTTTTCCCCGGCCTCGCCCCTTCCCGCTGCATCCGATGTGCGGCTCCGCCGCGTGCGGGGCTCCGCCCCGGACCCCGGTCCTCAAGCGCCGGACGGGCTGAAAATCAGCCCGTCCGGCGCTTGAGGACACCGCGCGGAGTGCGGAAAGGGGGCCTGGGGGGCGGAGCCCCCAGTTCCGGGAAGGGGCGGGGTGGGGAAGAGGCCCCGCGCAGCGGCAACCGCACCCACCCCGCCACCTACACCGGCACCCGCTCCCGAGCCCCCTCCTCCGTCACCACCCGCGCCGGCACCACAGCCACCACCGGCACCTTCTCCCGCTCCGGCGGCTCGATGCTGATGCGGGGCAGCCGGCGGTCCAGCCACCCCGGCAGCCACCAGTTCGCGCCGCCCAGCATGTGCATCAGGGCCGGCACCAGCAGCGTCCGGAGGACGAAGGCGTCCAGGGCCACCGCCGCGGCGAGGCCGATGCCGAACATCGCGATGACGCGGTCACCGCTCAGGACGAACGCGAGGAAGACCGAGATCATGATGACCGCCGCGGAGTTGATCACGCGGCTGGTCTCCGCGAGGCCGACCCGGACCGCGCGGCGGTTGTCCCGGGTGGCCAGCCACTCCTCGTACATCCGGCTGACCAGGAAGACCTGGTAGTCCATGGAGAGCCCGAAGAGCACCGAGACCATGACGACCGGCAGGAACGGCTCGATCGGGCCCGCCCCGCCGAGGCCGAGCAGCTCGCTGCCCCAGCCCCACTGGAAGATCGCGACGATCAGGCCGAAGGAGGAGGCGACGGCGGCGATGTTCATCACCGCGGCCTTCAGGGGGATGCCGATGCTGCGGAAGGCCAGCAGCAGGAGCAGGCAGCCCAGGCCCACGACCGTGCCGACGAAGAGCGGCAGCTTGCCGAGGATGACGCCGGCGAAGTCGTCGTAGCTCGCGGTGAGGCCGCCGACGTGGACGTCGACGCCGGTGTGGTCCATGGCCTTGGGCAGGACCGTGCCGCGCAGCCGCTCGACGAGGTCGCTGGTGTCGCGGGACTGGGGCGAGGTGGTGGGGACGACGGTGATGACGCCGGTGTCGCCGCTGCTGCTCAGGACCGACGGGCTCGCGGACGCGACGCCCTCGGTGTGGCGCAGGGTGTCGGGCAGGCGGTTGAAGGCGAGCCGGTCGGCGGCGCCGTCGAGGTCGGCGACCAGGGTGAGCGGGCCGTTGACGCCGGGGCCGAAGCCGTCGCCGAGCATGTCGTAGGCCTGGCGGGTGGTGCTGGTGGCCGGGTTGTTGCCCTGGTCGGAGGTGCCGAGGTGGAGGGAGAGCGTCGGCAGGGCGATGACGAGCATGACGGCCGCCGCCAGCGTGCCCAGCAGCTTGGGGTGGCGCTCGACGAAGGCGGACCAGCGGGCGGCGAGCCCGGTGAGCGCCTCGGTGCGCGGGCCGCGCTCGGCGAGGTGGCGGCGCTCGCGGCGGCTGAGGGCCCGGTGGCCGATCAGGCCGAGCAGCGCGGGCAGCAGGGTGACGGAGGCGGCGACGGTGAGGACGACCGTGAGCGAGGCGGCTATCGCGACGCCGTTGAGGAAGCTGAGCCGCAGGATGAGCATGCCGAGCAGCGCCACGCAGACGGTGCCGCCGGCGAAGACGACGGCCCGCCCGGTGGTGGCGACGGCCCGCTCGGCCGCCTCGGCCACGGACAGACCGGCCCGCAGGCCCTTGCGGTGCCGGGTGACGATGAACAGGGCGTAGTCGATGCCGACGCCGAGCCCGATGAGCGTGCCGAGCATCGGCGCGAAGTCGGCGACCTTCATCAGGTGGCCGAGCAGGACGGTGCCCATGGCGGCCGTGCCGACGCCGACCAGCGCCGTGGCGATGGGCAGCAGGCTGGCGGCGAGGGAGCCGAAGACGACGAACAGCACGACCGCCGCCACCAGCACGCCGATGATCTCGCTGAGGTGGCCGCTCTTGGCTTCGGTCGTCGCGATCGAGCTGCCGCCCAGCGCGACCTGGAGATCGTCCGTGGCCGCGCCGCGGGCGGTGTCGACGACCTTCTGGACCAGCTTCTTGTCCGGCCCCCCGGCGTCGGCGGTGAAGGTCAGGGAGGCGTAGGCGGTGTGCCCGTCGGGGCTGACGCGGGCGGCGCCGTCGGCGCCGTACGGGCCGCTGACGTCGGTGACCCCCGGGAGCTCCGCGATCTCGCGCAGCGCGGTGGCCATGCGCTGCTCGACGCCGGCGGCGCGCACGGTGCCCGTGTCGGTGTGCCAGACGACGGTGTCGTCGCCGGTGCCGTCGGGGAACGCCTTCTGGAGCAGCGCGGTGGCCTGAGCGGACTCGGTGCCGGGCACGCCGTAGTCGTTGGAGTAGCTGGAGCCGGCGAACGTCGCCGCGGCGCCGGTGCCCAGCAGGGCGACGAGCCAGAGGACGATGACGGCGAAGCGGCGGCGCAGGCACCACCGGGCAAGTGAGGTCATTCCCTGCTCTTCCCGGGTATCGCGTCGATCTCGCCGGGCAATGACCCGTGGTGCCGAGCGCTGGGGCTTCTGGAGCGAACGGCCCCGCCGGCGTCCGAACCAGCGGATCAGCGGTTCGGGAGGGGGGCTCTGTCGCCACTGTGGCAGGGGAAAAAGATCCTTTGTCCCCTTTGTGGGTTACCCCACACAGGGGACGGAGGGGTGCGCGCCGGAGAGCGGAAGTGTCAGCCGGTGACCGATTCCTCCCCGTTCTCGATGTGTCCCATCAGGCGTCGCCTGAACGAGGGGTCTTCCGCCGCGGTGAGGACGAGGTCGTACCAGCCGCCGGCCGGGCCCGCGGCGTGCGGCAGGGTCCGCGTCGCCCCCGGCGCGAGCGTGACGGTGCGGGGCGCGCCGCCGCCGTAGCCGTCGGCGCCCAGGGTGAGCGTGAGGGGCTTGCCGCCCTTCGCCCCCTGGTGGGTGAGGGTGAGGTGGAGCTCGCGCCGGGCCGCGTCGAGGCGGGTGGCCAGGCGCAGCCGGCCGGCCGCGCCGCGCGCCGTGCCCTCGTACTCGCGCCGGAAGCCGTTCGGCCCGGTCACCGTGAAGCGGTACGCGCCCTTCTTCAGCGGTACGGACAGGGAGGCGGTGCCCCGGACGTCGCGGTGCAGCGGCGCCGCGTACTCACCGGCGTACGGGTACAGCGCGAAGTGCGCGCTGGCGGTGCCGCTGTTCCGCAGCTCCAGAGCGAAGGCGGAGCCGTCGGCGGCCGGCGCGCCGTCCGCGTCGGGCTGGTACGGGAGCGCCCGCGCCGGGCGGGTGCCGGGCTCCTGGCGCGGCAGGCGCTGCTCGGCGGGCGGCTTGGGGCTCCAGCGGCCGGTGAAGGGCGGTACCGGCCCGGGCGCCGTCACGGCGGGCAGCGGGCGGCCCCGGGTGAAGTCGAAGGCGCTGGTCAGGTCGCCGCAGACGGTCCGCCGCCAGGCGCTGATGTTGGGCTCCCGGACGCCCGTCCAGCGCTCCAGGAAGCGGACGACCGAGGTGTGGTCGAAGACCTCGGAGCAGGCGTAGCCGCCGAGCGACCAGGGGGACACGACGAGCATGGGCACCCGGATGCCGAGGCCGACCGGTCGGCCCTGCCAGAACTCCCCGGGGGTGCCGGCCGGGGGCACCGGCGGCGGCACGTGGTCGAAGAAGCCGTCGTTCTCGTCGTAGGTGAGGAAGAGCGCCGTGTGCCGCCAGACCTCCGGGTTGCGGCCGAGCGCGTCGAGCACCTGGTAGACGATCGAGGCGCTGGCGACGGGCGAGGACGAGCCGGGGTGCTCGGAGTCGGCGGCGGAGGGGACGAGGTAGGAGACGCTCGGCAGCGTCCCGGCGGCCACGTCGGCGGCGAAG from Streptomyces albireticuli carries:
- a CDS encoding 2-hydroxyacid dehydrogenase is translated as MSADDSGSARPLAWLPIPPEEIEGLPAGLEYAHWNGEPDYPTDPARCAFYVPPYVTSGDVCVRPLPAMTGLRVVQTLTAGLDHILPSAHLLPSGALLCNARGLHDTSTAELALTLTLASLRDIPGFVRAQDAGEWRQGFRPALADRSVLIVGYGSIGRAIEDRLLPFECARVVRVARSPRESELGHVHAITELPGLLPDADVVILATPLTEETRGLVDADFLALMKDGALLVNIARGPVVDTKALLTEVESGRLRAALDVTDPEPLPSGHPLWSAPGVLITPHVGGPSSAFLPRAKRMLRDQLARFALDAPLQNVVVTAP
- a CDS encoding aldo/keto reductase — protein: MERRTIGASALEVGAIGLGCMPMHWAYTASQRSGEGALRAVHAALDAGTTLLDTADMYGPFTNELLVGRALRERRSEAFISTKCGLLVGEQHVVANGRPGYVKRACDASLRRLQTDVIDVYQLHRPDPEVPVEETWGAMAELVSAGKVRALGWCAIGARTHRRSRAGLYDATIRQLERVQQVFPVSCVQAELSVWSREALDALIPWCASRGVGVLAAMPLGNGFLSGTLTPGQGFEPEDVRARHPRFTAEMMASNQPVVAGLRRVARRHGATAAQVALAWVLAQGRHVVPVPGTKKERWAVENAGAAGVRLGPEDLAEIGALPRAMGSWD
- a CDS encoding PQQ-dependent sugar dehydrogenase, whose translation is MRRATRPLLALAALLTLAGCSDDGAGLPGRDLPGTPSGAKSPGPGGPSGSAATEPPAAPAKGSVKVVRTLTAKLGSPWGLAALPGGDLLVGSRDTGKIVRVSAKDGAQSELGTVPGVAAGGEGGLLGLAVSPDYATDHLVYAYFTTESDNRIARMRYDDAKPAARRLGAPDTVFRGIPKGTVHNGGRIAFGPDRMLYAGTGESGERGLAQDPESFGGKILRMTPDGRPAPRNPRVDSVVYSSGHRNVQGLAWDADKRLWASEFGQNTWDELNLVEPGGNYGWPAVEGKAGKAGFKDPVAQWGTADASPSGLAYAKGSLWTAGLRGERLWRIPLRGAKPVAEPQAFLKGEYGRLRTVVATDDGGLWLTTSNTDGRGRPGDEDDRVLRLEVS
- a CDS encoding DUF6191 domain-containing protein translates to MFNLMEELFVPGRKHTEEERNRLELVREDAGDADPGKGPVDLDSGHVVIRPRRG
- a CDS encoding response regulator transcription factor, which gives rise to MAGDRERALALTKRGLRLLDETEDPLRSAWFWTQRGKLMVGLARGDGWAEIERAQRLVSGLPASPVHAEVVTHAAGWQATHAPGAGAFETAERAVGLARLVGAEGTELSARLTRGGLMIDSGEVEAGLAEMRAVCARVAEEGHLLVLTRSHVNLASALEGVGRSAEAAEVAAAGAGTLDRFGLRDARGWVYGNLAESLFSLGRWEEADRAACDSLRLAQGRKPRGTASLRLAELALARGDHDAAERELAAAREYYGTHDEQPQYTVPLARLTLELAAARGRILEAREALAGPLARGLTSAVQRYGWPLLVAAATAEADARGLPAAEPGRAAVLDGIRAAAGGLARHAPVWEAYGLFLEAELPRAEGRDDAGRWAAAVAAFEPLDRPYELARARYRWADALLAAGDARSAAGPLARAHEEAGRLGAVPLRDAVALLARRARLPLGGDAAPARAAAPEPDPAEALGLTPRERDVLRLVAAGRGNRQIAEELFISPKTASVHVSRIIAKLGVSSRGEAAATAHRLRLVSLAGAV
- a CDS encoding MMPL family transporter, producing the protein MTSLARWCLRRRFAVIVLWLVALLGTGAAATFAGSSYSNDYGVPGTESAQATALLQKAFPDGTGDDTVVWHTDTGTVRAAGVEQRMATALREIAELPGVTDVSGPYGADGAARVSPDGHTAYASLTFTADAGGPDKKLVQKVVDTARGAATDDLQVALGGSSIATTEAKSGHLSEIIGVLVAAVVLFVVFGSLAASLLPIATALVGVGTAAMGTVLLGHLMKVADFAPMLGTLIGLGVGIDYALFIVTRHRKGLRAGLSVAEAAERAVATTGRAVVFAGGTVCVALLGMLILRLSFLNGVAIAASLTVVLTVAASVTLLPALLGLIGHRALSRRERRHLAERGPRTEALTGLAARWSAFVERHPKLLGTLAAAVMLVIALPTLSLHLGTSDQGNNPATSTTRQAYDMLGDGFGPGVNGPLTLVADLDGAADRLAFNRLPDTLRHTEGVASASPSVLSSSGDTGVITVVPTTSPQSRDTSDLVERLRGTVLPKAMDHTGVDVHVGGLTASYDDFAGVILGKLPLFVGTVVGLGCLLLLLAFRSIGIPLKAAVMNIAAVASSFGLIVAIFQWGWGSELLGLGGAGPIEPFLPVVMVSVLFGLSMDYQVFLVSRMYEEWLATRDNRRAVRVGLAETSRVINSAAVIMISVFLAFVLSGDRVIAMFGIGLAAAVALDAFVLRTLLVPALMHMLGGANWWLPGWLDRRLPRISIEPPEREKVPVVAVVPARVVTEEGARERVPV
- a CDS encoding phosphocholine-specific phospholipase C, coding for MPRRRALALGAGAVGLAAAGSLLPPSLREAIAARPATAGKGRDGGLADIRHVVVLMQENRSFDHYFGTLRGVRGYADRNAVRLPDGASVFEQPGPAGRVLPFPVREAAAAQRKDLQYIGALDHSWNGGAKAWRDGWTDGWVGAKSAATMAHYDRADIPLHHELADTFTVCDAYHSSIHSSTSPNRNHLVSGWTGFEPGGARAVGNDAYAEDTHPGYSWTTYAERLQKAGVGWQVYQEWDNFTDNNLEFFASFKAVARKALAKAGGVRTMTAFYEKAAAADEAGRKRLLALLDEGVAALDPADRTLFRRALHRGEPGSLATAFAADVAAGTLPSVSYLVPSAADSEHPGSSSPVASASIVYQVLDALGRNPEVWRHTALFLTYDENDGFFDHVPPPVPPAGTPGEFWQGRPVGLGIRVPMLVVSPWSLGGYACSEVFDHTSVVRFLERWTGVREPNISAWRRTVCGDLTSAFDFTRGRPLPAVTAPGPVPPFTGRWSPKPPAEQRLPRQEPGTRPARALPYQPDADGAPAADGSAFALELRNSGTASAHFALYPYAGEYAAPLHRDVRGTASLSVPLKKGAYRFTVTGPNGFRREYEGTARGAAGRLRLATRLDAARRELHLTLTHQGAKGGKPLTLTLGADGYGGGAPRTVTLAPGATRTLPHAAGPAGGWYDLVLTAAEDPSFRRRLMGHIENGEESVTG